A window of Fodinibius salinus contains these coding sequences:
- a CDS encoding PQQ-dependent sugar dehydrogenase codes for MDILKYCCLLFLAFTIGCNSGINQETKLNFEKDDGGITLPDGFQAIVVAKNIGAGRHITTAPNGDIYMALSELHNGNGIAALRDNDEDGKAETVKYFGNQTGTGIQVHSGYLYFGSDTSIVRYQMTDGKLIPEADPETVVGGFATQQQHAVKPFTFDRSGNIYVNIGAPSNACQQQMRTPGSAGMDPCPQLKNHGGIWQFSATETGQTFQKDGQRYATGIRNSVALDWNLNVNELYVAQHGRDQLHSLWSDYYTTKENAEQPAEELFRVNKGDNFGWPYTYYNWKKEQKMKAPEYGGDGETPAEKGKYENPIMAFSGHWAPNDLVFYNGSQFSGKYKNGAFIAFHGSWNRAPEPQQGYKVVFVPFDGPTPSGDYKEFADGFAGKDSLQSPRKAQYRPMGIAQYKDGSLLISDSQEGKIWRIVYTGN; via the coding sequence ATGGATATACTAAAGTATTGTTGTTTGCTCTTTTTAGCCTTTACAATTGGCTGCAATAGCGGAATTAACCAAGAAACAAAACTAAATTTTGAAAAAGACGATGGTGGTATCACCCTCCCAGATGGTTTTCAAGCTATAGTTGTAGCCAAAAATATAGGCGCAGGACGACACATCACCACAGCGCCAAACGGGGATATTTATATGGCTCTTTCTGAACTTCACAACGGTAACGGTATCGCAGCACTACGCGATAATGATGAAGATGGAAAAGCTGAAACCGTCAAATATTTTGGTAACCAAACCGGAACGGGCATTCAAGTACATAGTGGCTATCTATATTTTGGGTCTGATACCTCAATAGTTCGTTATCAAATGACAGATGGAAAACTTATTCCGGAGGCTGATCCCGAAACCGTTGTTGGGGGATTTGCTACACAGCAACAGCATGCAGTTAAACCATTTACCTTTGATAGATCAGGTAATATATATGTTAATATCGGGGCACCTTCAAATGCCTGTCAACAGCAAATGCGTACGCCTGGCTCTGCAGGTATGGATCCCTGCCCTCAACTCAAAAATCACGGTGGTATCTGGCAATTCAGTGCTACAGAGACAGGCCAAACTTTTCAGAAAGATGGGCAGCGATATGCTACAGGAATCCGTAATTCTGTTGCTTTAGACTGGAACCTGAATGTTAACGAATTGTATGTTGCTCAACATGGGCGCGACCAGCTACACTCTTTGTGGTCAGACTATTATACCACCAAAGAAAATGCGGAGCAACCAGCTGAAGAATTATTTCGAGTAAATAAAGGCGACAATTTTGGGTGGCCATATACTTATTACAACTGGAAGAAAGAACAAAAAATGAAAGCACCCGAGTACGGCGGTGACGGTGAAACACCGGCCGAGAAAGGTAAATATGAAAATCCCATTATGGCTTTTTCCGGCCACTGGGCGCCGAATGACCTCGTTTTTTACAATGGATCGCAATTCTCTGGTAAATATAAAAACGGTGCTTTTATAGCGTTCCACGGTAGTTGGAATCGCGCTCCGGAACCTCAGCAAGGATACAAAGTTGTATTTGTTCCTTTTGATGGCCCTACCCCTTCAGGAGATTACAAAGAGTTTGCTGATGGATTTGCTGGCAAGGATTCTCTGCAGTCTCCCCGCAAAGCTCAATATCGACCGATGGGCATTGCTCAGTACAAAGACGGATCGTTGCTTATATCTGACTCTCAGGAAGGCAAAATCTGGAGGATCGTCTACACCGGCAACTAG
- a CDS encoding DUF2752 domain-containing protein: MLSKKIHYLFKNYFEIAAFSMGLLLLVLMDPEAANGPSLCLFDQLGIKFCPGDGLGHAIAFIFEGEFYKSFNSNALGGPAIVILVGRIGYLLHQKLIANKTIKI, translated from the coding sequence ATGTTGAGCAAAAAAATACATTATCTTTTTAAAAATTATTTCGAAATTGCTGCTTTTTCAATGGGCCTGCTGTTATTAGTTCTGATGGATCCAGAAGCGGCAAATGGCCCCAGTCTTTGTCTTTTTGACCAGCTTGGAATAAAATTTTGTCCCGGTGATGGATTAGGACATGCTATTGCTTTTATTTTTGAAGGTGAATTCTATAAGTCATTTAATTCTAATGCTTTAGGTGGCCCAGCTATAGTTATTTTAGTTGGACGAATTGGTTATTTATTACATCAAAAGTTAATTGCTAATAAAACAATAAAGATATAG
- a CDS encoding TonB-dependent receptor family protein, which produces MSYKTFRYNLFFLVVTIFCITNICSGQDSLEIELDPIKVTALQSVISSPGAPLSVTSLTRDLQSVNHSSSLSLSAVGEQLPGLWINDRQNYALGERLTIRGVGWRSSFGVRGIQVVLDGIPLTVADGQTMINIVEPSFIRKAELIRGPAATYWGNSSGGVLYLSTRPSFDDTSNTRVRLQGGSFGLKKAEASFSNHNSGHKYSAYGSYLSTNGFRDYSAAEILRTGITGSINLTSRSQLRYQAAGIHMPKAQHPSSLTAQQAQNNPQMAVTEFADSAKAGKEITQAQTGLSYLLDTPAGIITINGYGIYRDLSNPLPFGIITVNRWVGGLRSSLKRDWNQFGLQVGIESKLQNDDRTEFDNAGDATRGAETVNQIERVWNQAAFVSGSYRLGNLRFLGGLRFDKLTFTTDAQSANVSGKRNFQALSPNFGVTFKPSNQTLFANISTSFEAPTTTELVNRPGGGNGFNPQLKPEKTIGVETGIRGTIFDQGLQYDVALYRLWISELLFPYQLSKNGPTFYRNQGKTMHSGIEGRLSWTINRELTLSTNINLNKAIFKDALTHDTTSIDGNNVPGIPNFRLNSNIRWSPDSFITSLSYERVSSYAVNNKNTAINDAYNVLDAKFSYKIPFSKKSGTFHPFININNILNQRYNGSVVVNSSGGNYYEPAPGRNWQVGVSFNY; this is translated from the coding sequence TTGAGTTATAAAACTTTTAGATATAACCTATTCTTCTTAGTCGTAACAATATTTTGTATTACGAACATCTGCAGTGGTCAGGATAGCCTGGAAATTGAACTGGACCCCATAAAGGTTACAGCCCTACAGTCAGTTATCAGTTCACCTGGAGCTCCATTATCAGTTACCTCATTAACTCGAGATTTACAATCCGTCAACCACTCCTCTTCATTATCATTGTCGGCCGTGGGAGAACAACTACCTGGCCTTTGGATTAATGACCGGCAAAATTATGCCCTGGGAGAACGACTGACTATCCGAGGAGTAGGATGGCGATCTTCATTTGGGGTTCGGGGTATCCAAGTAGTACTAGACGGCATTCCACTTACCGTAGCCGACGGACAAACGATGATCAACATTGTAGAACCTTCATTTATACGCAAAGCCGAGCTCATCCGCGGTCCGGCCGCTACTTATTGGGGGAATAGCAGCGGCGGTGTATTATATCTTTCTACTCGGCCCTCCTTTGATGATACAAGCAATACAAGAGTACGGCTACAAGGCGGCTCTTTTGGATTAAAAAAGGCCGAAGCATCATTTTCTAATCACAATTCAGGTCATAAATATTCAGCCTATGGTAGCTACCTTAGCACCAATGGGTTTCGGGATTACAGCGCTGCTGAAATACTTAGAACAGGAATAACAGGTTCGATAAATCTTACCTCCCGAAGTCAGCTTAGGTATCAGGCGGCAGGTATCCATATGCCCAAAGCACAACATCCCAGCAGCTTAACAGCTCAGCAAGCTCAGAATAATCCGCAAATGGCTGTAACTGAATTTGCAGATTCAGCCAAAGCTGGAAAAGAAATTACGCAGGCACAAACCGGGCTTTCATACCTTCTGGATACACCGGCAGGTATCATTACCATTAATGGTTATGGTATCTATCGTGATCTAAGCAATCCCCTGCCCTTTGGAATAATTACCGTTAATCGCTGGGTGGGCGGTCTTCGATCTTCCTTAAAGAGAGACTGGAATCAGTTTGGACTACAGGTAGGCATTGAATCCAAGCTACAAAACGATGACCGGACTGAATTCGACAATGCCGGTGATGCGACGCGGGGGGCAGAAACTGTTAATCAGATTGAACGTGTATGGAATCAGGCGGCTTTTGTTTCGGGATCTTATCGTCTGGGCAATCTTCGTTTTCTGGGTGGCCTTCGCTTTGATAAGCTTACCTTTACTACTGATGCCCAATCTGCAAATGTATCCGGTAAACGTAACTTTCAGGCTTTAAGTCCCAACTTTGGTGTCACTTTCAAACCATCAAACCAAACACTGTTTGCCAATATCAGCACTTCATTCGAAGCACCTACTACAACAGAACTGGTTAACCGGCCTGGTGGTGGCAATGGTTTTAATCCCCAACTGAAACCCGAAAAAACCATTGGAGTTGAAACAGGAATTCGAGGCACTATCTTTGACCAAGGATTACAATATGACGTAGCGCTATACCGCCTTTGGATTAGTGAATTGCTTTTTCCCTATCAACTAAGCAAAAACGGCCCTACCTTTTATCGCAACCAAGGTAAGACAATGCACAGTGGTATTGAAGGTCGTTTATCATGGACTATTAACCGGGAATTAACTTTGAGCACCAATATCAATCTTAACAAAGCTATATTTAAAGATGCGCTAACGCACGACACAACCTCTATTGATGGGAATAATGTGCCGGGTATCCCCAATTTTCGGCTTAATAGTAACATTCGTTGGTCCCCTGATTCTTTTATCACCTCACTCTCCTATGAACGGGTCAGCAGCTATGCTGTAAATAATAAAAATACGGCTATAAATGATGCCTACAACGTGCTAGATGCAAAATTTAGCTATAAAATACCTTTCTCAAAAAAATCCGGAACTTTTCATCCGTTCATCAATATAAATAATATTCTAAACCAACGGTACAATGGCTCAGTAGTGGTAAACTCTTCCGGCGGAAATTATTATGAGCCTGCACCAGGCCGAAACTGGCAAGTGGGTGTTTCCTTCAATTATTAA
- a CDS encoding TM2 domain-containing protein codes for MAQMIDYLPELEGDEAAYISKLMESMDEDKAQKFTRVYRARRKEPQIVLLTTLVGFVAVAGVHRFLLGQIGMGILYLFTGGLCFIGTIVDLINYKSLAFEYNRDVAQEAVTLIK; via the coding sequence ATGGCCCAAATGATAGATTATCTACCTGAGTTAGAGGGAGACGAAGCAGCTTATATATCAAAGCTGATGGAATCAATGGATGAAGATAAAGCGCAAAAATTTACTCGGGTATATCGTGCCCGCCGTAAAGAGCCACAGATTGTTTTATTAACGACACTGGTAGGATTTGTGGCTGTTGCCGGTGTACATCGTTTTCTTCTTGGACAAATTGGAATGGGTATTCTCTATCTGTTTACCGGCGGATTATGTTTTATTGGTACTATCGTAGATTTAATCAACTACAAGAGTTTGGCCTTTGAATATAACCGCGATGTAGCACAAGAGGCTGTAACGTTAATAAAATAG